Proteins from a genomic interval of Streptomyces sp. SID8374:
- a CDS encoding DUF3817 domain-containing protein — MDIKTASALHRLRLISIPEALSFPALILFGSVLSRISDIDFLMMPLGMIHGILFVIYAVFLLDVWMKAKWPLKRVALFFVLSLIPFGGLYGDKRLKQYEADGIIAARARREGTVSA; from the coding sequence GTGGACATCAAGACCGCTTCCGCCCTGCACCGGCTGCGCCTCATCTCGATTCCCGAGGCGCTGTCCTTCCCGGCCCTGATCCTCTTCGGCTCGGTCCTCAGCCGGATCTCGGACATCGACTTCCTGATGATGCCGCTCGGCATGATCCACGGCATCCTCTTCGTGATCTACGCCGTGTTCCTCCTCGACGTCTGGATGAAGGCGAAGTGGCCGCTCAAGCGCGTCGCCCTCTTCTTCGTCCTGTCGCTCATCCCCTTCGGCGGGCTCTACGGCGACAAGCGGCTCAAGCAGTACGAGGCCGACGGCATCATCGCCGCCCGCGCCCGCCGCGAGGGCACGGTCAGCGCATGA
- a CDS encoding MarR family transcriptional regulator produces METETATRWLSDTEQCAWRTHLDVSRLLMHQLEKDLQPFGLTMNDYEILVNLSESDEQRMRMSDLAAATLQSKSRLSHQITRMETAGLVRRTHCESDRRGLYAVLTEQGAETMRKVAPHHVESVRNHFMDLLSPEALAQLHAALTPIAEHLRGRRGKP; encoded by the coding sequence ATGGAGACCGAGACGGCCACCCGCTGGCTGAGCGACACGGAGCAGTGCGCCTGGCGCACCCACCTGGACGTCAGCAGGCTGCTGATGCACCAGCTGGAGAAGGACCTCCAGCCGTTCGGCCTGACCATGAACGACTACGAGATCCTGGTCAACCTCTCCGAGTCGGACGAGCAGCGGATGCGGATGAGCGACCTCGCCGCCGCGACCCTGCAGTCCAAGAGCCGGCTCTCGCACCAGATCACCCGGATGGAGACGGCGGGCCTGGTCCGCCGCACCCACTGCGAGTCGGACCGGCGAGGGCTGTACGCGGTCCTCACCGAGCAGGGCGCCGAGACCATGCGCAAGGTCGCCCCGCACCATGTGGAGTCGGTGCGCAACCACTTCATGGACCTGCTGTCGCCGGAGGCGCTGGCGCAGCTGCACGCGGCGCTGACGCCGATCGCGGAGCATCTGCGGGGGCGGCGGGGGAAGCCGTAG
- a CDS encoding response regulator transcription factor — MRLLIVEDEKRLAVSLARGLTAEGFAVDVAHDGLEGLHRASEGGYDLVVLDIMLPGMNGYRVCGALRAAGHEVPILMLTAKDGEYDEAEGLDTGADDYLTKPFSYVVLVARVRALLRRRGGGTAAPVLTVGTLRIDTAARRVHRGEDEYALTAKEFAVLEQLALRAGQVVSKAEILEHVWDFAYDGDPNIVEVYISTLRRKLGAATIRTVRGAGYRLEAG; from the coding sequence ATGCGCCTGTTGATCGTGGAGGACGAGAAGCGTCTCGCGGTGTCCCTCGCCCGGGGACTCACCGCCGAGGGCTTCGCCGTGGATGTCGCGCACGACGGGCTGGAGGGGCTCCACCGCGCGAGCGAGGGCGGCTACGACCTGGTCGTCCTCGACATCATGCTGCCCGGCATGAACGGCTACCGGGTCTGCGGTGCCCTGCGCGCCGCCGGGCACGAGGTGCCGATCCTCATGCTGACCGCCAAGGACGGCGAGTACGACGAGGCCGAGGGGCTGGACACCGGCGCCGACGACTACCTGACCAAGCCCTTCAGCTACGTCGTCCTCGTCGCCCGGGTGCGCGCCCTGCTGCGTCGGCGCGGCGGCGGCACCGCCGCGCCCGTCCTGACCGTCGGCACCCTCCGTATCGACACCGCCGCCCGCCGCGTCCACCGGGGCGAGGACGAATACGCCCTCACCGCCAAGGAGTTCGCGGTCCTCGAACAGCTCGCCCTGCGCGCCGGGCAGGTGGTCAGCAAGGCCGAGATCCTGGAGCACGTCTGGGACTTCGCCTACGACGGCGACCCGAACATCGTCGAGGTCTACATCTCCACCCTGCGCCGCAAGTTGGGCGCCGCCACCATCCGTACGGTGCGCGGCGCCGGCTACCGGCTGGAGGCGGGATGA
- a CDS encoding AIM24 family protein, which yields MSTPVIFDPMTLPSDDNVNSYTFCVELKGSRWFLQKGKMIAYYGQIDFDGIGHGRFDRLVRSSFHSPLHASDWVVAEGSGKMLLADRAFDVNSFDLDDGNLTIRSGNLLAFDPSLALKQSIVPGFVTLIGTGKFVAASNGPVVFMEPPLRVDPQALVGWADCPSPCHHYDHGYMTGVMGGIRSLTGIGGTSGEEHQFEFVGAGTVLLQSSEALMAEQSTGAVPGEPGVPGGGSAPRMPGQLGDLQRRFGL from the coding sequence GTGAGCACGCCCGTGATCTTCGATCCGATGACGCTGCCGTCGGACGACAACGTCAACTCCTACACCTTCTGCGTGGAGCTCAAGGGGAGCCGGTGGTTCCTCCAGAAGGGGAAGATGATCGCCTACTACGGGCAGATCGACTTCGACGGCATCGGGCACGGCCGGTTCGACCGGCTGGTGCGCTCCAGCTTCCACTCGCCGCTGCACGCCAGCGACTGGGTGGTGGCCGAGGGCAGCGGGAAGATGCTGCTGGCGGACCGGGCCTTCGACGTCAACTCCTTCGACCTGGACGACGGCAATCTGACGATCCGCTCGGGGAACCTGCTGGCGTTCGACCCGTCGCTCGCACTGAAGCAGTCGATCGTGCCCGGGTTCGTGACGCTGATCGGTACGGGGAAGTTCGTCGCCGCCTCGAACGGGCCCGTGGTCTTCATGGAGCCGCCGCTGCGGGTCGACCCGCAGGCGCTGGTGGGCTGGGCCGACTGCCCCTCGCCGTGCCACCACTACGACCACGGGTACATGACGGGCGTGATGGGCGGAATCCGGTCACTGACGGGCATCGGCGGCACGTCGGGCGAGGAGCACCAGTTCGAGTTCGTGGGGGCAGGCACGGTGCTGCTCCAGTCCAGCGAGGCACTGATGGCGGAGCAGTCGACGGGCGCGGTTCCGGGTGAACCGGGCGTTCCGGGCGGCGGTTCCGCACCGCGCATGCCCGGCCAGCTGGGGGACCTCCAGCGTCGCTTCGGCTTGTGA
- a CDS encoding HAMP domain-containing sensor histidine kinase, with amino-acid sequence MRSVRARAAIGATLVVAVALVAAGLAVLLVLRANLIDQADLQAEVAAREVAGQLALDTPYADLDLDDEEDHPVQVTDEEGRVVFVSKGLRAISGTGSAGVRPVPSASVGATPSPGDDDDGDDDDDGGDDSGRPGRGEVSSDDPDFSDGTATVDGRAADYRFAAVEATTPAGLTLTVYAGAPLAAEQEAVGTVRGAMLTGLPLLLAVVAAVTWLVTRRALRPVEGIRREMAAITASEDLARRVPEPDSRDEIARLARTTNETLTVLEASVERQRRFVADASHELRSPIASLRTQLEVAEAHPELLDLPGAVADTVRLQVLAADLLLLARLDAGEKPGAARLEVGALVREEVSQRAGDRIPVTVEVAEGAAYEVNGSRGQLVRVVGNLLDNAQRHAEGFVAVSVAADAGGGVRVEVRDDGAGVPEGERERIFERFVRLDDARSRDDGGAGLGLAIARDVAARHGGTLTVHQAPEGGAAFRLRLPRAGGTGVA; translated from the coding sequence ATGAGGTCCGTCCGGGCCAGGGCCGCCATCGGCGCCACCCTGGTCGTCGCCGTCGCCCTGGTCGCCGCCGGGCTCGCCGTGCTCCTCGTCCTGCGGGCCAACCTGATCGACCAGGCGGACCTCCAGGCGGAGGTGGCCGCCCGCGAGGTGGCCGGGCAGCTGGCCCTGGACACGCCGTACGCGGACCTCGACCTGGACGACGAGGAGGACCACCCGGTCCAGGTGACCGACGAGGAGGGGCGGGTGGTGTTCGTCTCCAAGGGGCTGCGCGCCATCTCGGGGACCGGTTCGGCGGGCGTCAGGCCCGTACCCTCGGCCTCCGTCGGCGCCACCCCGTCCCCCGGTGACGACGACGACGGCGATGACGACGATGACGGGGGCGACGACAGCGGGCGGCCCGGGCGCGGCGAGGTCTCCTCCGACGACCCGGACTTCTCCGACGGCACCGCCACCGTGGACGGCAGGGCGGCCGACTACCGCTTCGCCGCCGTCGAGGCGACCACCCCCGCCGGGCTCACCCTGACCGTGTACGCGGGCGCCCCGCTCGCCGCCGAGCAGGAGGCGGTGGGCACCGTACGCGGGGCCATGCTGACCGGGCTGCCGCTGCTGCTGGCCGTCGTCGCCGCCGTGACCTGGCTGGTGACCCGGCGTGCGCTGCGGCCCGTCGAGGGCATCCGCCGCGAGATGGCCGCGATCACCGCCTCCGAGGACCTGGCCCGCCGCGTCCCGGAGCCCGACTCACGCGACGAGATCGCCCGCCTCGCCCGCACGACCAACGAGACGCTCACCGTCCTGGAGGCGTCCGTGGAGCGGCAGCGGAGGTTCGTCGCGGACGCCTCGCACGAGCTGCGCTCCCCGATCGCCTCGCTCCGCACCCAGCTGGAGGTGGCCGAGGCCCACCCGGAGCTGCTGGACCTCCCGGGCGCGGTCGCCGACACCGTACGCCTCCAGGTGCTGGCGGCGGATCTGCTGCTGCTGGCCCGGCTGGACGCGGGGGAGAAGCCCGGGGCCGCCCGCCTTGAGGTGGGGGCGCTCGTGCGCGAGGAGGTGTCCCAGCGGGCCGGGGACCGGATCCCGGTGACGGTGGAGGTGGCCGAGGGTGCGGCGTACGAGGTGAACGGGTCGCGCGGGCAGCTGGTCCGGGTGGTCGGCAACCTGCTGGACAACGCGCAGCGGCACGCCGAGGGGTTCGTGGCGGTGTCGGTGGCGGCCGACGCCGGTGGTGGCGTGCGCGTCGAGGTCCGTGACGACGGGGCGGGGGTGCCTGAGGGGGAGCGGGAGCGGATCTTCGAGCGGTTCGTCCGGCTGGACGACGCCCGCAGCCGCGACGACGGCGGCGCGGGTCTGGGCCTCGCCATCGCCCGCGACGTGGCCGCGCGCCACGGCGGAACCCTCACGGTCCACCAGGCCCCGGAGGGCGGCGCGGCATTCCGGCTCCGGCTGCCCCGCGCGGGCGGAACGGGAGTCGCTTGA
- a CDS encoding AIM24 family protein: protein MFRLQGSKTLAVDLTGDAVKAKNGSMVAYDGRMTFKKMTGGGEGIRGMVTRRLTGEQMAVMEVSGQGTCYFADRASEINLVTLHGDKLYVEASNLLATGTGLRTGTTFTGLRGGASGNGLFTTTVEGTGQAAIMSDGEAVVLRVTPQYPLMVDPGAYIAHQGNLRQQLQSGVNFRTLIGEGSGEAFQMRFEGDGLVYVQPSERNTLGGDV from the coding sequence ATGTTCCGACTCCAAGGCAGCAAGACGCTCGCCGTCGATCTGACGGGCGATGCCGTCAAGGCGAAGAACGGCTCGATGGTCGCGTACGACGGCCGGATGACCTTCAAGAAGATGACCGGCGGCGGTGAGGGGATCCGCGGGATGGTGACCCGCCGGCTGACCGGCGAACAGATGGCCGTGATGGAGGTCTCCGGGCAGGGAACCTGCTACTTCGCCGACCGGGCGAGCGAGATCAACCTGGTCACGCTCCACGGCGACAAGCTGTACGTGGAGGCGAGCAATCTGCTGGCCACCGGCACCGGGCTGCGCACGGGGACGACGTTCACCGGGCTGCGCGGCGGGGCGAGCGGCAACGGGCTGTTCACCACCACGGTGGAGGGCACCGGGCAGGCGGCGATCATGTCGGACGGCGAGGCGGTCGTGCTGCGGGTGACCCCGCAGTATCCGCTGATGGTCGACCCCGGCGCGTACATCGCCCACCAGGGAAATCTGCGCCAGCAGCTCCAGAGCGGGGTCAACTTCCGGACCCTGATCGGTGAGGGCTCGGGCGAGGCGTTCCAGATGCGGTTCGAGGGCGACGGCCTGGTCTACGTACAGCCGAGCGAGCGCAACACCCTCGGAGGCGATGTCTGA
- a CDS encoding acetyl-CoA C-acetyltransferase — MPATTGTTTSVIVAGARTPMGRLLGSLKSFSAADLGGVAIKAALDRAGIGGDQVQYVIMGQVLQAGAGQIPARQAAVKAGIPMNVPALTINKVCLSGLDAIALADQLIRAGEFDVVVAGGQESMTNAPHLLPKSREGYKYGAIEMLDSMAYDGLTDAYENIPMGESTEKHNSRLGLDRTAQDEIGALSHQRAAAAQKNGVFEAEITPVEIPQRKGEPVIFAKDEGIRPETTVESLGKLRPAFAKDGTITAGTSSQISDGAAAVVVMSKAKAQELGLDWIAEIGAHGNVAGPDNSLQSQPSNAIRHALKKDGLTVDDLDLIEINEAFAAVAVQSMKDLGVSSDKVNVNGGAIALGHPIGMSGARVVLHLALELKRRGGGTGAAALCGGGGQGDALIIRVPGK; from the coding sequence ATGCCAGCAACGACCGGTACCACCACCTCAGTGATCGTCGCGGGCGCCCGGACGCCCATGGGCCGTCTCCTCGGCTCCCTGAAGAGCTTCTCCGCGGCCGACCTCGGCGGCGTCGCGATCAAGGCGGCCCTGGACCGGGCCGGCATCGGCGGCGACCAGGTCCAGTACGTGATCATGGGCCAGGTGCTCCAGGCCGGCGCGGGCCAGATCCCCGCCCGCCAGGCCGCCGTCAAGGCCGGCATCCCGATGAACGTGCCTGCCCTCACGATCAACAAGGTGTGCCTCTCCGGACTGGACGCCATCGCCCTGGCCGACCAGCTCATCCGCGCCGGTGAGTTCGACGTGGTGGTCGCGGGCGGCCAGGAGTCCATGACCAACGCCCCGCACCTGCTCCCCAAGTCCCGCGAGGGTTACAAGTACGGCGCGATCGAGATGCTGGACTCGATGGCGTACGACGGTCTCACCGACGCGTACGAGAACATCCCCATGGGCGAGTCCACCGAGAAGCACAACAGCCGCCTCGGCCTCGACCGCACCGCCCAGGACGAGATCGGCGCCCTCTCCCACCAGCGGGCCGCCGCCGCCCAGAAGAACGGTGTCTTCGAGGCCGAGATCACCCCGGTCGAGATCCCGCAGCGCAAGGGCGAGCCGGTGATCTTCGCCAAGGACGAGGGCATCCGCCCCGAGACCACGGTCGAGTCGCTCGGCAAGCTGCGCCCCGCCTTCGCCAAGGACGGCACGATCACCGCGGGCACCTCCTCGCAGATCTCCGACGGGGCCGCCGCGGTGGTCGTCATGAGCAAGGCCAAGGCGCAGGAGCTGGGCCTGGACTGGATCGCCGAGATCGGCGCCCACGGAAACGTCGCGGGCCCCGACAACTCCCTCCAGTCGCAGCCCTCGAACGCGATCCGGCACGCCCTGAAGAAGGACGGCCTGACCGTCGATGACCTCGACCTGATCGAGATCAACGAGGCGTTCGCCGCCGTCGCCGTCCAGTCCATGAAGGACCTCGGCGTCAGCTCGGACAAGGTCAACGTCAACGGCGGCGCCATCGCGCTGGGCCACCCCATCGGCATGTCCGGCGCCCGGGTCGTCCTGCACCTGGCCCTGGAGCTGAAGCGGCGCGGCGGCGGCACGGGCGCCGCGGCGCTGTGCGGCGGCGGCGGCCAGGGCGACGCGTTGATCATCCGCGTCCCGGGCAAGTAA
- a CDS encoding AIM24 family protein: MPFREINSKMIEAAVVPGQKLFSQRGAMLAYRGEVSFTPNIQGGQGGFASMIGRRVTGEATPLMTVEGSGTVMFGHGGHHIQVINLAGDTLYVEADRLLAFDGSLQQGTMFMGSQGGVMGMVRGQVTGQGLFTTTLKGHGAVAVMAHGGVIELPITPGRDIHVDPQAYVAHHGEVRNKLSTAVGWRDMVGRGSGEAFQLELSGSGAVYVQASEEKL, encoded by the coding sequence ATGCCGTTCCGCGAGATCAACTCCAAGATGATCGAGGCCGCGGTGGTCCCGGGCCAGAAGCTGTTCAGCCAGCGCGGCGCGATGCTCGCCTACCGGGGTGAGGTCTCCTTCACCCCGAACATCCAGGGCGGCCAGGGCGGTTTCGCCTCGATGATCGGCCGCCGGGTGACGGGCGAGGCGACGCCGCTGATGACGGTCGAGGGCTCGGGCACGGTGATGTTCGGCCACGGCGGCCACCACATCCAGGTGATCAACCTGGCCGGCGACACCCTGTACGTGGAGGCCGACCGCCTCCTCGCCTTCGACGGCTCCCTCCAGCAGGGCACGATGTTCATGGGCTCGCAGGGCGGGGTGATGGGCATGGTGCGCGGCCAGGTGACCGGCCAGGGCCTGTTCACCACCACGCTCAAGGGGCACGGCGCGGTCGCGGTGATGGCGCACGGCGGGGTGATCGAACTGCCGATCACCCCGGGCCGGGACATCCATGTCGACCCGCAGGCGTATGTCGCCCACCACGGCGAGGTCCGCAACAAGCTCTCCACCGCCGTCGGCTGGCGGGACATGGTGGGACGCGGCTCCGGCGAGGCGTTCCAGCTGGAGCTGAGCGGGAGCGGCGCGGTGTACGTCCAGGCCTCGGAGGAGAAGCTGTGA
- a CDS encoding MTH1187 family thiamine-binding protein: MIVAFSVSPLGVGEDVGEYVADAVRVVRESGLPNRTDAMFTSVEGEWDEVMDVVKRAVAAVEARAGRVSLVLKADIRPGVTDGLTSKVETVERYLAP, translated from the coding sequence ATGATCGTCGCCTTCTCCGTGTCCCCGCTCGGTGTCGGTGAGGACGTCGGCGAGTACGTCGCCGACGCCGTCCGGGTCGTCCGCGAGTCCGGGCTGCCCAACCGGACCGACGCCATGTTCACCTCCGTCGAGGGGGAGTGGGACGAGGTCATGGACGTCGTCAAGCGCGCCGTCGCCGCCGTCGAGGCCCGCGCGGGACGCGTCTCCCTGGTACTGAAGGCCGACATCCGGCCCGGGGTCACCGACGGTCTGACCTCCAAGGTCGAGACGGTGGAGCGCTACCTCGCCCCCTGA
- a CDS encoding PepSY domain-containing protein, producing MKRNATIAAITAAVLIGGTAAATVAFADDDGDRRTGTSVQQPTAGTERSDDRDDVRTDTAKATGITLDQAVAAALKSAPGTVTEAELDDDRVWELDVYGSDKTWHDVKVDAATGKVLKSRTDDDNDDRDRHAPRSSTVTLKQAADAALRTAPGSITSIDLDDDDDDDDNGRRGNVLRWDVDITGKDGKHHELKVDAKTGKVTVDRDDDGDDDRDDRGDDRDDD from the coding sequence ATGAAGCGCAACGCCACCATCGCGGCGATCACCGCGGCCGTTCTCATCGGCGGCACCGCCGCGGCCACCGTCGCCTTCGCGGACGACGACGGCGACCGCCGGACCGGCACGTCGGTGCAGCAGCCGACGGCGGGCACGGAGCGCTCGGACGACCGCGACGACGTCCGTACGGACACCGCCAAGGCCACCGGCATCACCCTGGACCAGGCCGTCGCGGCGGCCCTGAAGAGCGCCCCGGGCACGGTGACGGAGGCCGAGCTGGACGACGACAGGGTCTGGGAGCTGGACGTCTACGGCTCCGACAAGACCTGGCACGACGTGAAGGTGGACGCGGCGACCGGCAAGGTCCTGAAGTCCCGCACCGACGACGACAACGACGACCGCGACCGCCACGCGCCCCGCTCGTCCACGGTCACCCTGAAGCAGGCGGCGGACGCGGCCCTGAGGACCGCACCGGGCAGCATCACCTCGATCGACCTGGACGACGACGATGACGACGACGACAACGGCCGCCGGGGCAACGTCCTGCGCTGGGACGTCGACATCACCGGCAAGGACGGCAAGCACCACGAACTGAAGGTCGACGCGAAGACCGGCAAGGTCACGGTGGACCGGGACGACGACGGTGACGACGACCGCGACGACCGTGGGGACGACCGGGACGACGACTGA
- a CDS encoding cellulose synthase catalytic subunit, which produces MRSEGYDYDTYSRLAGPLTEPDPEGYRVRYRSLLSSEKHRIRAVLLMTLAPVLTAILMLYLVWPSHWTERENGERWLVVADTVMLVSIGLIGLFMLVNVVSIAHATMVARDPVPVTPEPGTRVAFLTTYVPGKEPLSMVRATLKGAVRMTHPGPLDIWLLDEGDDPAARMLCAELGVHHFTRRGVPEWNRRKGVHKAKTKHGNYNAWIALHGDDYDFFASVDTDHVPMPNFLERMLGYFRDPDVAFVVGPQVYGNYDSAVTKAAESQQFLFHALIQRAGNRYGAPMFVGTNNVVRVAAVRQVGGLYDSITEDMATGFEIHRRRNPLTGRFWRSVYTPDVLAVGEGPASWTDFFTQQLRWSRGTYETLFKQYGKALFRVPPGRLLSYTLMLVYYPMTAVNWLLGVLSCVLFLWFGASGTQVAASIWLMLYSDAAALQIGLYLWNRRHNVSPHEPEGSGGLAGMAMSALSAPIYLKSLGSAVLRTDGRFVVTPKGGQVSPDRLLTFRIHLAWAAVLFSSLAASVYLDHTHVAMRTWATLGLAISLSPVAVWAWTQWQDRREKARNAVPAPAPAPAPAPVQQALPEPTYLTTTTTTTSAPATSSASAGTTATTTAGGN; this is translated from the coding sequence GTGCGGTCGGAGGGCTACGACTACGACACCTACAGCCGGCTCGCGGGTCCGCTCACCGAGCCGGACCCCGAGGGATACCGAGTCAGGTACCGATCCCTGCTCTCGAGCGAGAAGCACCGAATAAGGGCCGTCCTCCTGATGACGCTCGCCCCGGTGCTGACCGCCATCCTGATGCTCTACCTGGTCTGGCCCTCGCACTGGACCGAGCGGGAGAACGGGGAGCGGTGGCTCGTCGTCGCCGACACCGTGATGCTGGTCTCGATCGGCCTGATCGGGCTCTTCATGCTGGTCAACGTCGTCTCCATCGCGCACGCGACGATGGTCGCCCGGGACCCCGTACCCGTGACGCCCGAGCCGGGCACCCGGGTCGCCTTCCTCACCACGTACGTCCCCGGCAAGGAACCGCTCTCCATGGTGCGCGCCACCCTCAAGGGCGCCGTACGCATGACGCATCCCGGTCCGCTGGACATCTGGCTCCTCGACGAGGGCGACGACCCGGCCGCCCGGATGCTCTGCGCGGAGCTGGGGGTGCACCACTTCACCCGGCGCGGGGTGCCCGAGTGGAACCGTAGGAAGGGCGTCCACAAGGCGAAGACGAAGCACGGCAACTACAACGCGTGGATCGCCCTGCACGGCGACGACTACGACTTCTTCGCCTCCGTCGACACCGACCACGTCCCGATGCCCAACTTCCTGGAGCGGATGCTGGGCTACTTCCGGGACCCGGACGTCGCCTTCGTCGTCGGACCGCAGGTCTACGGGAACTACGACTCGGCCGTCACCAAGGCCGCCGAGTCGCAGCAGTTCCTCTTCCACGCGCTGATCCAGCGAGCGGGCAACCGCTACGGCGCCCCGATGTTCGTCGGCACCAACAACGTGGTCCGCGTCGCCGCCGTACGCCAGGTCGGCGGCCTCTACGACTCCATCACCGAGGACATGGCGACCGGCTTCGAGATCCACCGCCGCCGCAACCCCCTCACCGGGCGCTTCTGGCGCTCCGTCTACACGCCCGACGTGCTGGCCGTCGGTGAGGGGCCCGCCTCCTGGACGGACTTCTTCACCCAGCAGCTGCGCTGGTCGCGGGGGACGTACGAGACGCTGTTCAAGCAGTACGGCAAGGCGCTGTTCCGGGTGCCGCCCGGCCGGCTCCTCAGCTACACCCTGATGCTCGTCTACTACCCGATGACGGCCGTCAACTGGCTGCTCGGCGTGCTGAGCTGTGTGCTCTTCCTCTGGTTCGGGGCCTCCGGCACCCAGGTCGCCGCCTCCATCTGGCTGATGCTCTACAGCGACGCGGCGGCCCTCCAGATCGGGCTCTACCTCTGGAACCGGCGCCACAACGTCTCCCCGCACGAGCCCGAGGGCTCCGGCGGCCTCGCCGGGATGGCCATGTCCGCGCTCTCCGCGCCGATCTACCTCAAGTCGCTCGGCTCGGCGGTCCTGCGCACGGACGGCCGGTTCGTCGTCACGCCCAAGGGCGGCCAGGTCTCCCCGGACCGGCTGCTCACCTTCCGTATCCATCTGGCCTGGGCCGCGGTCCTGTTCTCCTCGCTCGCCGCCTCGGTCTACCTGGACCACACCCATGTCGCGATGCGGACCTGGGCGACGCTGGGCCTGGCGATATCCCTGTCCCCGGTCGCGGTGTGGGCCTGGACCCAGTGGCAGGACCGGCGCGAGAAGGCACGCAACGCCGTCCCCGCTCCCGCGCCTGCTCCCGCACCCGCCCCCGTACAGCAGGCGCTGCCCGAGCCGACGTACCTGACCACCACCACGACGACCACCAGCGCCCCGGCGACCAGCAGCGCGAGTGCCGGTACCACCGCCACCACCACCGCAGGAGGGAACTGA
- the meaB gene encoding methylmalonyl Co-A mutase-associated GTPase MeaB, translating into MNVDVDVPTLVEQARAGRPRAVARLISLVEGASPQLREVMAALAPLAGHAYVVGLTGSPGVGKSTSTSALVSAYRRAGKRVGVLAVDPSSPFSGGALLGDRVRMSDHASDPGVYIRSMATRGHLGGLAWSAPQAIRVLDAAGCDVVLVETVGVGQSEVEIASQADTSVVLLAPGMGDGIQAAKAGILEIGDVYVVNKADRDGADATARELNHMLGLGESRAPGAWRPPIVKTVAARNEGIDEVVEALEKHRAWMEEHGVLAERRTARASHEVETIAVTALRERIADLRGDRRLHALAERIVAGDLDPYAAADELVAGVTGGS; encoded by the coding sequence GTGAACGTGGACGTGGACGTCCCCACGCTGGTCGAGCAGGCGCGAGCAGGCAGGCCGCGTGCGGTGGCCCGGCTGATCTCGCTGGTGGAGGGGGCGTCCCCGCAGCTGCGCGAGGTGATGGCGGCACTGGCCCCGCTGGCGGGTCATGCGTACGTCGTCGGGCTGACGGGCTCGCCGGGCGTCGGCAAGTCCACCTCCACCTCGGCCCTGGTCTCCGCCTACCGCCGGGCGGGAAAGCGGGTCGGCGTCCTGGCCGTCGACCCGTCCTCCCCGTTCTCCGGCGGCGCCCTGCTGGGCGACCGGGTCCGGATGTCGGACCACGCCTCCGACCCCGGCGTCTACATCCGCTCCATGGCCACCCGGGGCCACCTGGGCGGCCTCGCCTGGTCGGCCCCGCAGGCGATCCGCGTCCTGGACGCGGCGGGCTGCGACGTGGTCCTGGTCGAGACGGTCGGCGTCGGCCAGTCCGAGGTGGAGATCGCCTCCCAGGCCGACACCTCCGTGGTCCTGCTCGCCCCCGGCATGGGCGACGGCATCCAGGCGGCCAAGGCCGGAATCCTGGAGATCGGCGACGTCTACGTGGTCAACAAGGCCGACCGCGACGGCGCCGACGCCACGGCCCGCGAGCTGAACCACATGCTGGGCCTGGGCGAATCCCGTGCCCCCGGCGCCTGGCGCCCCCCGATCGTGAAGACGGTCGCGGCCCGGAACGAGGGCATCGACGAGGTCGTGGAGGCCCTGGAGAAGCACCGGGCCTGGATGGAGGAGCACGGAGTCCTGGCCGAACGCCGCACGGCCCGCGCCTCCCACGAGGTCGAGACGATCGCGGTCACCGCCCTGCGCGAACGCATCGCGGACCTACGAGGCGACCGCCGCCTGCACGCCCTGGCGGAACGCATCGTGGCGGGCGACCTGGACCCGTACGCGGCGGCGGACGAGCTGGTGGCGGGGGTGACGGGGGGCTCCTGA